A genomic segment from Gossypium hirsutum isolate 1008001.06 chromosome D04, Gossypium_hirsutum_v2.1, whole genome shotgun sequence encodes:
- the LOC107902550 gene encoding UDP-glucuronic acid decarboxylase 6 produces MRILVTGGAGLIGSHLVDKLMEKEKSEVIVADNYFTGSKDNLKKWIGHPRFELIRHDISRSLFVEVDQIYHLACPASPIFYKYNSVKTIKTNVMGTLNMLGLAKRLRARILFTSTSEVYGDSLEHPQKETYWGNVNPIGVRSCYDEGKRMAETLMFDYHRQYGIEIRIARIFNTYGPRMNIDDGRVVSNFIAQAIRNEPLTVQLPGTQTRSFCYVLDLVDGLTQLMEGTDTGPINLGNPGEFTMNELAKAVQELINPEVQISEVENTPDDPRQRKPDITKAKEVLGWEPKVNLHEGIPLMEDDFRQRLGVPRT; encoded by the exons ATGCGAATTCTGGTTACTGGAGGTGCCGGATTGATCGGCTCCCACCTAGTCGACAAGTTGATGGAGAAGGAAAAGAGTGAG GTTATTGTTGCTGATAACTACTTTACTGGCTCCAAGGACAATCTGAAGAAATGGATCGGACACCCAAGATTCGAACTTATTCGTCACG ATATTAGCCGGTCGTTGTTTGTTGAGGTCGATCAGATATACCACCTAGCTTGCCCCGCTTCTCCAATCTTCTACAAATACAATTCTGTGAAG ACGATAAAGACGAATGTGATGGGTACATTGAATATGTTGGGACTTGCAAAACGCCTCAGAGCAAG GATTTTATTTACCTCGACTTCAGAGGTTTACGGAGATTCACTTGAGCATCCCCAAAAGGAGACCTATTGGGGGAATGTTAACCCCAttg GAGTTCGGAGCTGCTATGACGAAGGAAAACGAATGGCGGAAACTTTAATGTTTGATTACCACAGGCAATATGGAATCG AGATTCGGATTGCTAGAATCTTCAATACTTATGGACCGCGCATGAACATCGATGATGGGCGTGTTGTCAGCAATTTTATAGCTCAAGCAATCCG TAATGAGCCATTGACAGTTCAATTACCGGGAACACAGACAAGGAGCTTCTGTTATGTCTTGGACTTG GTAGATGGCCTTACTCAACTTATGGAAGGAACGGACACCGGACCCATCAATCTTGGGAATCCAG GTGAATTCACGATGAACGAACTTGCAAAAGCAGTGCAGGAG CTTATAAATCCGGAGGTACAAATATCAGAGGTGGAAAACACACCGGATGATCCGCGACAAAGGAAGCCGGACATTACGAAAGCAAAGGAGGTGTTAGGATGGGAACCGAAGGTGAACTTGCACGAAGGAATTCCGCTTATGGAAGATGACTTCCGGCAGAGGCTGGGTGTCCCTAGGACGTAA